A single window of Crassostrea angulata isolate pt1a10 chromosome 8, ASM2561291v2, whole genome shotgun sequence DNA harbors:
- the LOC128158200 gene encoding uncharacterized protein LOC128158200 isoform X2, with translation MFSYDYTCTSLSTCVCIVLCSVNCVCSLLSCNVTGYCENESVCTVHWNLNNILSYVDISDENPGPPRCDDVIRPANNSTFYFCWMGPNDMSVGWLKGYRVFLSVGDNPREILSLLITFHNDTWRTASTKVKKSSSVCMLCSYKRSGSYMANAYVWSLPTIAENDATACSVSMELNSQDSGYLNEDKFQLRKRNEFEEDLISEMTSGSNDDLISAVTLGSGNLPAPISECVSEKKKTLKSEVQELLVLSENRKEQILNVKSCSRYDCRLSDTSF, from the exons ATGTTCAGTTatgactatacatgtacatctttatCCACGTGTGTTTGTATAGTGCTGTGTTCAGTGAACTGTGTCTGCTCGCTGCTATCCTGTAACGTGACTGGATATTGTGAAAACGAG AGTGTGTGTACTGTCCACTGGAATTTAAATA ATATACTAAGCTATGTAGACATTTCCGACGAAAACCCCGGTCCCCCAAGATGTGATGACGTCATAAGGCCAGCTAATAACAGcacgttttatttttgttggatGGGACCAAATGATA TGTCGGTTGGGTGGTTGAAAGGTTACCGAGTCTTCCTTTCCGTGGGGGACAATCCGAGGGAAATTCTGTCCTTGTTAATCACATTTCACAACGACACCTGGCGGACAGCTAGTACAAAAGTCAAGAAG AGCTCGTCTGTCTGTATGTTATGTTCCTATAAGAGGAGCGGTAGCTACATGGCCAACGCTTACGTCTGGAGCCTGCCTACCATCGCCGAAAATGACGCAACCGCTTGCTCGGTTTCTATGGAACTCAATTCACAGGACTCGG GTTATTTAAACGAGGACAAATTTCAACTGAGAAAACGAAATGAATTTGAAGAGGATCTCATCAGCGAGATGACCTCAGGGTCAAACGATGACCTCATCAGCGCAGTGACCTTGGGGTCAGGAAATTTACCGGCTCCAATCAGCGAATGtgtttctgaaaagaaaaaaaccttaaaaagtGAAGTACAAGAACTTCTAGTTTTAAGTGAAAATCGGAAAGAACAAATTTTAAACGTGAAATCTTGTTCACGTTACGATTGTAGACTGAGTGACACAAGTTTTTGa
- the LOC128158200 gene encoding uncharacterized protein LOC128158200 isoform X1 — MFSYDYTCTSLSTCVCIVLCSVNCVCSLLSCNVTGYCENESVCTVHWNLNNILSYVDISDENPGPPRCDDVIRPANNSTFYFCWMGPNDMSVGWLKGYRVFLSVGDNPREILSLLITFHNDTWRTASTKVKKSSSVCMLCSYKRSGSYMANAYVWSLPTIAENDATACSVSMELNSQDSDKISSTNGTMTSHRKSGYFAVVSVSILVVGSGTLGVIAFIITITKKKKSDSSSGFTSYLNEDKFQLRKRNEFEEDLISEMTSGSNDDLISAVTLGSGNLPAPISECVSEKKKTLKSEVQELLVLSENRKEQILNVKSCSRYDCRLSDTSF, encoded by the exons ATGTTCAGTTatgactatacatgtacatctttatCCACGTGTGTTTGTATAGTGCTGTGTTCAGTGAACTGTGTCTGCTCGCTGCTATCCTGTAACGTGACTGGATATTGTGAAAACGAG AGTGTGTGTACTGTCCACTGGAATTTAAATA ATATACTAAGCTATGTAGACATTTCCGACGAAAACCCCGGTCCCCCAAGATGTGATGACGTCATAAGGCCAGCTAATAACAGcacgttttatttttgttggatGGGACCAAATGATA TGTCGGTTGGGTGGTTGAAAGGTTACCGAGTCTTCCTTTCCGTGGGGGACAATCCGAGGGAAATTCTGTCCTTGTTAATCACATTTCACAACGACACCTGGCGGACAGCTAGTACAAAAGTCAAGAAG AGCTCGTCTGTCTGTATGTTATGTTCCTATAAGAGGAGCGGTAGCTACATGGCCAACGCTTACGTCTGGAGCCTGCCTACCATCGCCGAAAATGACGCAACCGCTTGCTCGGTTTCTATGGAACTCAATTCACAGGACTCGG ATAAAATATCCTCCACAAATGGTACGATGACGTCCCATCGGAAAAGTGGATATTTTGCAGTAGTATCAGTATCCATACTAGTCGTTGGTTCGGGAACTCTCGGGGTCATAGCATTCATCATCACGATAACAAAGAAGAAGAAGTCAGACTCGTCATCGGGTTTTACCA GTTATTTAAACGAGGACAAATTTCAACTGAGAAAACGAAATGAATTTGAAGAGGATCTCATCAGCGAGATGACCTCAGGGTCAAACGATGACCTCATCAGCGCAGTGACCTTGGGGTCAGGAAATTTACCGGCTCCAATCAGCGAATGtgtttctgaaaagaaaaaaaccttaaaaagtGAAGTACAAGAACTTCTAGTTTTAAGTGAAAATCGGAAAGAACAAATTTTAAACGTGAAATCTTGTTCACGTTACGATTGTAGACTGAGTGACACAAGTTTTTGa